The genomic DNA CCTCTTCGGCGGCAGTGGACATGACACGCTGCTGGGCGGAGCGGGAGATGATTTCCTCCAGGCCGGCGGGAACGATGACGTCCTGTTTGGCGGCTCCGGCAACGACACCTTGGAGGGGCGTGAGGGCGCTGACCTTCTCAATGGTGGCGCTGGTTCGGACGACCTTACGGGCGGCGCGTATGCCGATACCTTCGTTTTTGCACCGGGCTTCGGCAACGATAGGGTCACCGACTTTGAGGACAACCTCGATCAGCTCGACCTGACCGGCTTCGGCTTCAACAGCGTCGAGGAGGCCCTGTCGTTTGCAAGCACCGTCGCAGGGGATGTGGTCTTCACCTTCGGTGCCGACACCTTCACCATTGAGAACGCGACGCAATCACACCTGTCCGATGATATCTTGATCTAAAGATCATCTTGGAAACCAGCCTCAACGTAGCGGGCGGCCACGATATGGCCGTCCGATTGCAGGGAGTTACCCTCAGTCCGGACGCGGCCCCAAAACAAGCGCACCGAATACGGCGAGAGACGAACCAAGCAGAAAATTTGACCAGTCGACCGGGTCCTAGGCCAGAGCGTCCACAGTGCATTATAAGGGGCATTCCGCTTTTGCGCACAACTTCGCTCGGCCCATTGTACACGGCGACCTATGGCCTAAGCTAGCAAGTCAATTAGGCCAGCTGCCCATGGAGACTGTTTGGTGAAAAGCATACTCAGCGCACTATTCACAGGGTTACTTGGCCTGTTGGTGCTTGCAGTGTTTCCATTGGTTGAACCAGCCGCACAAAATAATAATGATGAGGCCGCTGCTAATGCCGCTGCCATTGTCGAACGTGCGCGAAACACAATCGCTATTCTCGAACCGTTGCTTGAGGTTGAAGCGGACCTTGAAGACCAAATCGCCACAGCGAACGATCTGCTTCCAGGCGATGATGAGGAGGCTGCCGCAGCCGAGCTTGAGCGCCTTCGCAATGAGCTGGCCGAAGTTAAAGAAGAGATATCTGTCGTCATTGCCGGGGTATCAGAGCGCAGCTATCAGTCACTCGGTCAGACGGCGTTCAACCTTAACACTGAGGTCCAGAACCTCGTTGAACCGTTTGTGCTCCTGTTGAACGAAGCCACCAGCGATGCGCGCGAGCTTGAACGCGCACGGCGCGGACTTGATATCGCAGCTCGGCGTCTGGACGACTCCACGCTGGCTATTGCCAACATTGAAGCAACCCTCGCACAGGTAACCGAACCGGAGATTGCAACGCGCCTCGAAACCGATCTGAACCGGTGGCAGGAGCGTCAAACCATTCATCAGACGCGCGTAGAAGCACTGACACAACGCATCGCCGATCTTCAATCGAACCGCCGCACGGTGGGCGGCGATGTTAGCTCTGCCTTTCAGGTGTTCTTCCAGGATCGGGCCATGAGCCTTGCGCTGGGGATCGCCGTATTCATCGGTGTTATGGCGGCTTGTCGGCTGATCTTGTATATCGCACAGCGCCTGTTTGACCGTTCCAATCGACCACGTTCTTTCGCAGTCCGGCTGATCGGTGTGATTTTCGCCATCTTTTCAGTACTGGCGAGCTTCGGCGCGATGCTTGTGGTCTTCAACATGCGCAATGACTGGCTTCTTCTGGGTCTTGCACTTCTTTTGATCCTTGCGGCGCTCTGGATCGCTTTGCGGATGCTACCGAACTTGATTGAACAGCTATCGGTGCTCCTCAACCTCGGCGCCGTTCAGGAAAACGAGCGCGTTTTGTTTAACGGCGTGCCATTCAAGGTCGATAAGCTCAGCTTCTTCACAAGTCTTGTAAACCCTGCATTGGATGGAGGCCAGTTCTCTTTGCCAGTTCGAGAGTTGATTGGGATGCATTCGCGACCCGCAGCTGAAGATGAAGCTTGGTTTCCCTCAGAAAAAGGTGATTGGGTGCGTCTTTCTGATGGCAATGCCGGACAGGTGATCGCGCAAACGCCAGAGATGGTCGTTGTGGAGCTTCTTGGCGGCGCTCGGATTACCTATCAGACCGCAGATTACTTAGCGGCCACCCCGGAGAATCTCTCCCACGGTTATCGCGCGGAGGTCGTCTTCGGAATCGGCTACGCCCATCAAGCCCAATCGACCACTGACATCATCGACGTGATGCGTCGGGGCGTCCACGACTATTTTAGCGCGATCCTCGAACCCTCAGAGATCCAGGCGGTCGATGTCGAGTTCTTTCGCGCTGGCGCCTCGTCTCTCGACTACGAGGTAGAGATTGATGTTGCGGGCAGCTCGGCACACCGCTTTGATGAGATTGAACGGGCGCTCGCCAGGTGCTTGGTCGACTTGGCCAACACCCATGGCTGGGAAATACCGTTTCAGCAGATCGTGGTGCACGGTCCACAAGACGGCAGGACACCTACCCTCGCTTAGTGTGCCGCTGTTTTCAGGGGCAATCGTCAGATGCCTGACATCTTTGTTGCAACCAAAGACGGCGCTTACCGGGCGCTTAAATGCTGACATAGACCAAGCTACGTCGGCGACTAGCGTGATCACATAGTAGTCCCACCCATCGGATGTCAGGATCAGCTTTCTGCCCGATGACACATGACCAATATGACGAATTCGACTCCAGCAGAAACAGGGCAGCACATTGACCTGATACAATCGTGATCCTTGGTGAAGCCTGACGTGGGCCGGGACCTGCTACGCTTTGTTTTAGGTCAACGAGAACCAGGTACGCTCCCATGACGACAATGCTTGCCGATCAGTCCGGAATCACTGGCATAGCTCCGCAAGAGGCAGTTACGCGTTCCACCCGCAACCCCTTTCTGGATCGCATGAAAGACGTGTTGCTAGCGCTATTAACGGTTGCAGTTTTATCGTTCGGCGCGACAACAGCAGCCGCGCAAAGCGGCTCCACCGATGCCACTGCAGAACACGGATTGCCCCCGCACGTTGTCGAGCGCTTTGGGACACCTCCAGCCATCCCCGAGGGTCCAATCTCAGAAGAGCTTGACGCAGCGCTGCGCACCACTTTCATCAATCTCTTCGAGGCCCGCCGTTGGGGTATGGAACAGCAGGTAGCACTTGAAGCCATAGTACAATCAGGCGACCCACGCACGGTTTGGGTGATGACGGATTTGATGCGGTTTTCTTCGAACCAGTCGTTTGATCTTAGCCTGGCTGTGGCGGCGTCGCGCCTTCTCAACGTTGATATTCAGTCCCTCAACCATTGGAGCGAACTGACCGACTACATGATCGCGTGGGATCTGCCGGCATTTCCGGGTTATCTCGAATTCAAGCGAGCCATCTTCACAGGCTTCGTGCCTGGCTGGGATGCGCTCATGGTTGAAGGTGACATCGATTGGCGCCTGGTTTCATGGGGCGGCGTCCTGATTGATGCCCGACCATTCGATACGACAGACGAGCGATGCAACTGCATCCCAGCGGCGGATAACCCCGAGGTGCTGACAGTCGCGGAAGCGGACGAAGCCGGATTCCCCGCTGATGACGATGTTGTATTCGGCATCGAGATCAACGGCGAGTACCGCGCGTATCCTCGACAGATCATGGAGGTACGGGAGATGGTCAATGATACGCTCGGCGGTCGCGACCTCGGCATTCCGTACTGTACGCTTTGTGGAGCCGCACAAGCCTACTTCACCGATAGGATGCCCGATGGCGTAGACCGACCGGTCCTTAGAACCTCAGGCATGTTGATCCGCTCGAACAAGGTCATGTACGACGTCGTGACAAACTCTATCTTCGACACATTCCGTGGCGATGCCGTGACTGGACCCCTGTCAGGGATCGGGCTCGTGCTCGACCAGGCGACCGTGATCACCACAACATGGTCGCAGTGGAAGGAAGCGCATCCGCAAACCACTGTTCTGCACGAGCGATATGCTCTCGGACGCAATCCCGACTTCCGCAACGGGCGCGATGCTGACGGACCGATCTTTCCGGTTGGTGACGTCGATCCACGCTTACCCGTCCATGAAGATATCATCGGTGTAATCGCCCCTAATGGATCGCCTTGGGCTTTCAGCCGCGCGTCCGCCATGGCTGCCTTGTTGTCTGGCGAGGAAGTTGTCGCGGAAAGCGTCCGCTTGGAGCTAGAGGGCGGTGGTATTCGCGCCGTCGATACGAGCGGGGAAGACCTCAGCAGCCATGAAGCTTTCTGGTTCGCTTGGTCGCAATTTTACCCCGGCACCAACCTCTGGAACGAGTAGTCTATAACGGCATTGGAAGGGGTTAGGGTCGTTGGGCAGGAAGGGAAGACAGCTTGGCCAAATCTGGCGCGAGAGAGCCGGCCTTATGAGGGACCGCGCGTAACTGACCGGCGGCCATCTCATGGCAGGATGGGCTGTTACACATGGAGCAGTTTGTCAGCGCGTAAGCGGACCAGAGTGCCTAAATGACTGCTATCATCGCCCTTGGCTGGGTGGAATCCGGGAAAACGAAGCGAAGCCCCTTCTACTCAAGGTGCGCTCAAAGTCTTTCGGCATACGCCACATCAGCTACGCTCCCCAACGTCCAGTTCGATCGAACATGTATCACGGACCACTTGATAAGCCTGACGAACAAGCCCCTGGAATATATTTAGATTTTTGCATTCAGCCCCGTCAACGCCCTTAGCTCAATTGCAGCCCGACCGCACTACTCCACCTCGACTGTCCGGAAGGTTAGCGAGAGCCGGCGTGATCGCGTCAGTCGTTGACCATAGACAGGGTCAGACTTGCGAGCCGGTATTTCATGGGTCCAGTCAAGGCGTGCCGGACCAGAAAGTAAAAGCGCAGACCGAGGCTCGAGCACGGCCACCCGCCTGTCATCAGTTCTCCGCTCCTTGAAGACCATCTGGCACGTGGAAATCAGGCTGATCGAAACGATCCCGTCGCCAAAGCAGGGCACACAATCGACGTGCGCCGAGATGCCTTGCCCGGGCAGGTATTCGTTGACGATCAGTTGATCCGGCGACCGTTCGAACCAACCCCTACCATGCAGCCTGTCCGACAGATCGATGGACCAGTCCGGCAAGGGTCCGAGGTAAGCATCGGGCGTAACGGTTCGGGCCCGATAGTCGTATCGGTAGCCATAGTGTTGAACGCGGCGCTTGAAATCCTCGATCCAAGGTCGCTCGTCAATAGCTTCGATCAGGGCATCATGCGCAGGCGGGTCAATGAACTCGGCCACATAGCGCGCGCCCGGCGGCAACCGGAACTCTTCAGTCATCACGTTCGCCAGCGATGAAAACAACCGGCGCGACCCTACCTGTCAAAGACATAGGTTTGAAGCTTGTCCTCTTTGACGAGCGCACTGTCATTCTGGTCTTGCGTGTTTGAATGTATCTAGCCTGGATGGTCCCCCATTCGAAAAGGGTAAATCCGCGGCGGAGACAGTCCAGCCCACGTGGCAGCCCTCGCGCATGCTAAAGGTACCATCATAGTGTGGGCTATCAAGGGAAGGTTGGATAATGTGCCGGAAAGGTAATCTCTTTGCCACGGTCCCGGAGCACGTCGCAACGCAGAAGCCCGTGCGCGTTCCCGAAGCTCGTAAGCTCTTCTGGGCTATGTTCAAGGAACTATCCAATGCACCTTCTGATGGGCGGATGCGCCCAAATTCCATCCAGTTCTGCGAGACGGAGGCTTGGGCAAGACTGAAGCGCTGGCCACTAAAGCCCCATCGCGTCGATCTGATCATTGCCCTGGACGCGGCATGGCTTGAGGCGGTCAATTCGAGGGGCGGCGATAAACCCCTGCCAGACGCGGCACCAGAAGCGCTCGATGCGATGTTTGAGGCAGCCGGTTGGTACTGAAGGGCTGCCATATCCGCAGGGTAGGTGAGACGATCCGGGAAGCGGCGGTTCGATCGTGAACGACCAGAAAGGGCAGGACGACCAGAGCTACGCTTTTCTTGCCGTCGAGCGACTGACTGAATTGGCCGAGGAGGAAGGCTTGTGCGGTCAGCCAAGCGGCGATGATTATTACGAGCCGGGCTTGCCTTCTAAAGAAAGCTTCCGTGTGCGCATTAGTGCTTGCTTAGAGCGTTTGAGCGCAGAGCTTCGTGCGCATTCGCATACAGATCGCCAAGGGAATTGACGATCTGCGCAACCTCGACTGA from Pseudomonadota bacterium includes the following:
- a CDS encoding DUF3179 domain-containing (seleno)protein, producing the protein MTTMLADQSGITGIAPQEAVTRSTRNPFLDRMKDVLLALLTVAVLSFGATTAAAQSGSTDATAEHGLPPHVVERFGTPPAIPEGPISEELDAALRTTFINLFEARRWGMEQQVALEAIVQSGDPRTVWVMTDLMRFSSNQSFDLSLAVAASRLLNVDIQSLNHWSELTDYMIAWDLPAFPGYLEFKRAIFTGFVPGWDALMVEGDIDWRLVSWGGVLIDARPFDTTDERCNCIPAADNPEVLTVAEADEAGFPADDDVVFGIEINGEYRAYPRQIMEVREMVNDTLGGRDLGIPYCTLCGAAQAYFTDRMPDGVDRPVLRTSGMLIRSNKVMYDVVTNSIFDTFRGDAVTGPLSGIGLVLDQATVITTTWSQWKEAHPQTTVLHERYALGRNPDFRNGRDADGPIFPVGDVDPRLPVHEDIIGVIAPNGSPWAFSRASAMAALLSGEEVVAESVRLELEGGGIRAVDTSGEDLSSHEAFWFAWSQFYPGTNLWNE
- a CDS encoding alpha-ketoglutarate-dependent dioxygenase AlkB; protein product: MTEEFRLPPGARYVAEFIDPPAHDALIEAIDERPWIEDFKRRVQHYGYRYDYRARTVTPDAYLGPLPDWSIDLSDRLHGRGWFERSPDQLIVNEYLPGQGISAHVDCVPCFGDGIVSISLISTCQMVFKERRTDDRRVAVLEPRSALLLSGPARLDWTHEIPARKSDPVYGQRLTRSRRLSLTFRTVEVE